A part of Candidatus Angelobacter sp. genomic DNA contains:
- a CDS encoding aminotransferase class III-fold pyridoxal phosphate-dependent enzyme, with protein VAPFNDLTTTAEIIRHFAGDLAAVIVEPLHRCISPVPGFLQGLRKLTERHGVVLIFDEVVTGFRLALGGAQKYYGVSPDLVAYGKALGGGFPIGAYGGRAGLMDAVSERRLPGPGYVWSASTGGGNPVSCAAALATLDVLSGRGTYESLHAAGQRLRTLLAQALKVAGEPAQMLGDGPLAQVAFTARPVLNQKDWLASDRARGRAIMLELLRRGVFLNPMGTKLYLSLAHGDAALDEFVNRFADALAATRSAPYEVSPG; from the coding sequence GGTCGCGCCATTCAACGACCTGACCACGACAGCGGAAATCATCCGCCATTTTGCCGGCGATCTCGCTGCGGTGATCGTCGAGCCGCTGCATCGGTGCATCTCACCGGTGCCGGGCTTTCTTCAAGGGTTGCGAAAACTCACCGAGCGACATGGGGTGGTGTTGATCTTCGACGAAGTGGTGACCGGCTTTCGCCTGGCGCTGGGAGGGGCGCAGAAATACTACGGAGTGTCCCCGGACCTCGTTGCGTACGGCAAGGCGCTCGGTGGCGGCTTTCCCATCGGTGCGTATGGCGGGCGGGCTGGTTTGATGGACGCTGTCTCGGAACGCCGCCTGCCCGGTCCGGGTTACGTCTGGTCGGCCTCCACCGGGGGAGGCAATCCCGTGTCGTGTGCGGCCGCGCTCGCCACACTCGACGTGCTCTCCGGGCGCGGCACGTATGAATCACTCCACGCCGCCGGCCAACGACTGCGGACATTGCTGGCGCAAGCACTCAAAGTGGCGGGGGAGCCAGCGCAGATGCTGGGAGACGGACCACTGGCCCAGGTCGCATTCACGGCCCGGCCCGTTTTGAACCAAAAGGACTGGCTCGCGAGTGATCGCGCCCGCGGTCGTGCGATAATGCTCGAGCTGTTGCGCCGCGGCGTATTCTTGAACCCGATGGGAACGAAACTCTACCTCTCACTCGCGCACGGCGACGCCGCGCTTGATGAATTCGTGAACCGTTTTGCGGACGCGCTCGCGGCAACGCGGTCGGCCCCGTACGAAGTTTCTCCCGGATGA